The genomic segment CGTTGCGCAGAAAGAACTCGCCCAGCACTATCCGCAGCCCGGGTGGGTGGAGCAGGATCCGCGGGAAATCTGGTCGTCGCAGGTCGGTGTGGCCGCGGAGGCGTTGAGCCGGGCCGGGTTGAGCGCCCACGACATCGCGGCCATCGGCATCGCCAACCAGCGCGAGACGACTGTCGTCTGGCATCGGCGCACCGGCGAGCCGATCAGCAACGCCATCGTCTGGCAGGATCGGCGCACCGCCAGGTTCTGCGAGGGGCTCAAGCGGGAAGGCCTCGAACCGCTGTTCGAGAGTCGCACCGGGCTCATCATCGATCCTTACTTTTCCGGATCGAAAGTGCGCTGGATTCTCTACCACGTGCCCGGCGCGCGGCAGGCCGCGGAGCGCGGCGAACTCGCATTCGGCACCGTCGACAGCTGGCTCGTGTGGAAGCTCTCGGGCGGCAGGCGTCATGTCACGGACGCGAGCAATGCGTCGCGCACGCTCTTGTACAACATCCACGCCGGGGCCTGGGACGAGAAGCTCCTCGGAATTCTCGGCGTTCCGCGTTCGATGCTGCCGGAGGTCGTGCCCTCCAGCGGCGAAATCGCGCTGACCGACCCCGATCTCTTCCCGGCGGGCATTCCGATCGCAGGCATGGCGGGGGACCAGCAGGCGGCGTTGTTCGGGCAGTGCTGCCACGCCCCCGGCATGGCGAAGAACACCTACGGCACCGGCTGCTTTTTGCTCATGCATACGGGGGCCGTGCCGACACATTCGCGCAACCATCTGTTGACGACGGTAGCGTGGAAGATCGGTGATCGCACGGAGTTCGCCGACGAGGGGAGCATTTTCATCGGCGGTGCGGTGGTGCAATGGCTGCGCGATGGTCTCGGTCTCATCCGCTCGGCAGACGAGGTGGAGCGGCTCGCTGCGAGTGTGCCGGACAGCGCGGGCGTGCACTTCGTCCCGGCCTTCACCGGCCTCGGTGCGCCGTACTGGGATCCACACGCGCGCGGCCTCATCTGCGGCCTTACCCGCGGCAGCACCGGCGGCCACCTGGCACGCGCCGCCCTGGAAAGCATGGCGTTTCAGACCACCGACGTCCTGCGCGCGATGGAAGCCGATGCCGCGATCAGGGTCGCGCAGCTGCGGGTCGATGGCGGCGCTGCGCGCGACAACCTTCTCATGCAGTTCCAGGCAGACATGCTCGGCGTGCCGGTGGTGCGGCCGCGCACCACGGAGACGACCGCGCTCGGTGCCGCGTTTCTCGCCGGGCTGGCGGTCGCTTACTGGGAGGACCGGGAACAGCTTTCGTCCCTGTGGTGGGAGGAGCGCCGGTTCGAGCCGCGCATGAGCCGTGACGAGGCTGCCACCCGCTACGCTGCGTGGCGTGCCGCCGTCGCCCGTGCCCGCAGTCACCCGGCGGCCTCGGACTTTGCGCCTTGAACGCACTGCCGCGAGCGGCTACAATGCGCGACTTTTCGGAATTTGCCGGAGTAACATCCATGGCACGCGTGTGTGAAGTGACGGGCAAGCGCCCGCTGGGTGGGCATCATGTGTCTCACGCCAACAACAAGACCAATCGGCGCTACCTGCCGAACCTGCAGTATCGCCGCTTCTGGGTCGAGAGCGAGAACCGCTGGGTGCGCCTGCGCGTGAGCCAGGCGGGCCTGCGCACGATCGACAAGAAGGGCATCGACGTCGTGCTCGCGGAATTGCGCGCGCAGGGCGTGAAGATCTGAGGAGACGACCGTGCGCGAAAAGATCAAGCTCGAATCCACTGCCGGCACCGGGCACTTCTACACGACCACGAAGAACAAGAAGACGACGCCCGAGAAGCTCGAATTCAAGAAGTACGACCCGAAGGCGCGCAAGCACGTCGCCTACAAGGAAACCAAGCTCAAGTAAGCGCGCGGTTCCACCGTCGCAAAAACAAAAAGCCCGCCGATGGCGGGCTTTTTGTTGACTGGCGTCCGCCAGTGTCAGGCGTACTGGCGCAGGCGCATCGAGAACTCGCGCAGCGGTGCAATGCCGCTCGCTTCCGCTCGCTGGCACCAGTCCTCGAGCTGACGCACGAGTTGCTCGCGCGATGCGCTGGAGCGGGCCCAGATTGCACTGAGTTCGTCGCGCATGCCGAACACCGTCTTCAGCACGCTGCTCTTCATGCTGAGCACGTCGAGGCAGGCACGGTCCTCGGCCTTGACCTCGGTCTGACCCCGCATCAGGAAGCGCTTCACCGCCTCCCAGTCGACCTTCGAGTGCTCGCGCACCTTCTCGAACTCATCGGCGCAGAGGCGCTTCACGCTCTTGGCGTACTTCGCCATGACCTCGTAACGGTGGTTGATCACTGCCTGCAGCGTGGTGACGTCGCACTCGGTCTTCGCTTCCGCCATACGCAGACGGGGCGCCAGGCGCTTCACGTCGGCAAGCCCGACCATCTCCATGAGGCGGATGTAGAGCCAGCCGATATCGAACTCGTACCACTTGCTGGAGAGCCTGGCCGAGCTGCCATAGGCGTGGTGGTTGTTGTGCAGCTCCTCGCCACCGATGAGGATGCCCCAGGGCACGATGTTGCGCGAGGCGTCTTCCGTCTGGAAGTTGCGGTAGCCCCAGTAGTGACCGATGCCGTTGATGACGCCGGCGGCGAACAGCGGAATCCATATCATCTGCACGGCCCAGATCGACATGCCGAGGAAACCGAAAAGGGCGAAGTTGATGATGAACATGAGCGTGATGCCGAGCCGCGTGTACTTGCTGTACAGATTGCGCTCGATCCAGTCATCGGGGGTGCCGTGACCGTACTTGTCGAGGGTCGCCTGGACTTTCGCTTCCTCGCGATAGAGTTCAGCCCCTTCCCACAGCACCTTATTGATGCCTCGCGTCTGCGGGCTGTGAGGATCCTCCACGGTTTCGCATTTCGCGTGGTGCTTGCGATGAATCGCCGCCCATTCCTTCGTCACCATGCCGGTGGTGAGCCACAGCCAGAAGCGGAAGAAATGGCTCACGATCGGGTGCAACTCCAGGGCGCGGTGGGCCTGATGGCGATGCAGGTAGATGGTCACTCCCGCGATGGTGATATGGGTGAGCACCAGCGCCACCACGATGTAACCCCACCAAGGCAGCTCGAGAAAGCCTGAGAAGAACATGGACGATCCTTATTCCGGGCGAGTCGTCTCGGATTGAGACAAGTTGCGCAATATACAGCATTGACGCCAAAAGGCAACAGGATTTGTGCGATGCAGCACGAGGCTAACTGCTTGTCGGACTGGCCGGATTTGCGAGGGCTGCCCCGTCGCGGTGCAGGCGCGCCTCGCTTTGCGGGTAGGGAACCGCGATGCCGGCCGCCTTGAGGCCGGCGAGAATCGTCTCGTACAGTTCGGTGCGCAGAGCGGTCGTCCCCCGCTCCGGATCGCCGACCGAGACGCCGAGTTCCAGTTCCACGCCGAAGTCGCCGAGGCCGGTGACCGCGACCAGGGGGGCGGGTTCGGACAGGACGCGCGACTGCGCCTGCGCTGCTGCGAGGGCGATCTCGCGCGCTTTCTGCACGTCGCTGTCGAAAGGGATGCGGAACGGCAGCGTCACCCGCGCCCGGCGCCCGCCGGCGCCGTGGCTGACCACTGTCGATGAGATCAGCGTCTCGTTCGGGATGATCGCCTCGTTGCCGTCCAGGCTGCGCACGACGACGTAACGGGCGGTCATCCGGGTGATCTGACCCTGACTCTTGTCGACGGTGACGACATCGCCCAAGCTCACTGAACGGTCGAGCAGGATGATGAAGCCACTCACGTAGTTGCTGGCGATTCTCTGCAGGCCGAGGCCGAGGCCGACGCCGAGCGCGCCGCCGAAGACCGAGAGCGCCGTGAGATCGATGCCCACCATCGGCAGCGCGATCAGGACCGCGAGGACGATGAGCACCGCGTGCAGCGCTTTGGCGAGCACGACGCGCACGTTGATGTCCATCTCGGTCGCGCTCATGAGGCGCTGCTCCAGCACGCGACCGGCCCACAGCGCGAGCAGGAGCGTGACCGTGACCGCGATCAGACCGTTGATGACGGTAAGCAGACTGGTAGAGCGGCCGCCCAGGGGGATGCGGATTTCATCGAGATAGCCGAGCACGTCGGGCAGGAAGCCGGTGATGTGCAGGGCGAGCCCGAACCACACGACGCCGGAGATGAGGCGCTCGAAGCGCTGCACCAGCCCGCTGTACGGGAACACGTGACGCAGCATGAAGACTGCGAAGCGCACGATGGCGAGTGCGCCGAGCAGCGGCACCGCGAGTTCGAGCAGGTGCACCGGCTGATGCTTGCGCAGGAGCGCACGCCCTGCCAATACGACGACGAGCGCCGTCAGCGGGAAGAGCGCCCGCTGCACACCCGCCGCGCCGACCTTGAGCGCCGTATGGTCGGTGCGCACCCATGGCGCGACGAAGCGGTTGAGCAGCCAGGCCACCGCGAGCGCCACCGCGATGACGGCGAGTTCCCACAGAACTGAAGTCTTCTGCAGGTCGGTGAGGAGGTCTCCGATCAGCGGGGGCAGCGCGAAGTCCGACATGAGTGCAGCGGGAAGGAGCGGGGCGCAAAACGCGGCGAATTCTAACACGCGACCCCGGGCCGCCTGCCGAGGCTCGGAGATCAGACCGCGGTTGTCTCGCGCCGCTCCAGCACCGCGCCGAAGAAGCCGTCGCAGCCGTGGGCGGCCGGCGTGAGCGCGAGGTAAGGTCCGGTATCGAGCGCCACCCGCGCCTGTGCCAGGACCTCTGCCGCCGGCATCAGCGCGAAGTCCGGGTGCGTTTTCAGGAAGGCGTCCACGACGTCCTCGTTCTCTTCCGCAAGCACGCTGCACGTGCCATAGAGCAAGCGCCCGCCGGGCCGCACGAGGCGCGCCGCCGCCGCCATGATCGACGCCTGCTTCGCCGCCATCTCGGCGACGCTTGCCGGCGACTGGCGCCATTTGAGGTCGGGATTGCGGCGCACTGTCCCGAGCCCGCTGCACGGCGCGTCGACCAGCACCCGATCGGCCTTGGCGGCGAGGCGCAGGATGCGCACGTCGTTCTCGTCGGCGATGTGTCGCGGCTCTACGTTCGTGAGCCCGGCGCGGGCGAGGCGCGGCTTCAGTTTCGACAGCCGGCGCTCGGACGTGTCGAAGGCGTAGAGCCGCCCCTGCGACTGCATCACATCGCCGAGCAGCAGGGTCTTGCCGCCGGCACCCGCGCAGAAGTCGACGACCAGGTCGCGCCGCCTGGGTGCGACCAGCAGGCCGAGCAGCTGACTGCCTTCGTCCTGCACTTCGATGGCTCCCGACCGGAAGAGATCATGGCGATTGATGGCGGGGTGTCCCGCGAGGCGCACGCCAAGCGGAGAATACGGTGTCGCGGTCGCGACGATGCCATCGCGGGCAAGCCGCGCGAGCACCGCCTCGCGGTTTGCCTTCACGCGGTTCACGCGCAGATCGAGCGGCGCCGGCTCGTTCAGGCTGCGCGCCAGTGTGAGCAGCGCCGCCTCGCCCAGCCTGGGCAGCAGACGCTCGATCAGCCAGTCCGGCAGGTCGCATTGCAGCGCGAAGGGAAGTTCGGACACGTCTGCCGCGCGCACGGTGTTGAGCCATGCGATCTCGGACGGGTCGAGGAACGGCGCAAGCTCGCGCGCCGAGACACCCTTGAGCTTCGCCAGGCAAGCCAGCACGAGGCGCCGCGGGTGCATCCCGCCTGCCAGGTGTTCGAGCAGGCGCCTGCGGCGCAGACAGGCGAACACCGTTTCGGCGATGAAGCTGCGGTCACGGGCACCAAGCTCGCGGTGCATGCGAAAGAAGGCGCTGAGCGCGGCGTCCGCCGGCCCCGCAAGGGGCAGGGCCGCGGCCAGCGCGTCCTCTGCCGAGCGCAGCTGCGCCGCCGCCAGCTCAGCCACGAACCAGCTGCAAGCCGGTGACGAGCTGCTCGGCGGCGATGCTGCCCTTGCGGTCGGTGAAGCGCAGCCGGATCGGAAGGTAGGCGAAGTCGACGGCGAGCCACACCTCGATGCCCTCGTCGCCCGGCTTGCGCAGCTGTTTCACATAGATGGCGCGCAGGTCGCCCATCGGCGTTTCCACGATCTCCTGCGGACCGACCTCCACTTCGTAGGTGTCGAGCTTGCGCCCGTTGGTGAGATTGAGGCGCAGCGGTCCGGGTTCGAGGCGTACTACCGAGAGCTGGCATATCAGCGACAGGATGTCGAGCGAGGACGGTCGCAGCGGGACCTCGCGCACACCGTCCGGGTCGGTGAAGCGCGCTACCCCGGTGGTGCGGTCGAACTCGACGCGATACTGCTTTTCCCCCCTCTTCCCGGTGCGGTCGAGACGGAAGGAATCGGGCTCGAAACCGGCCTCGGTGATGCGCCCCTCGC from the Betaproteobacteria bacterium genome contains:
- the glpK gene encoding glycerol kinase GlpK, with the protein product MAGYILALDQGTTSSRAIVFDAAAGVRAVAQKELAQHYPQPGWVEQDPREIWSSQVGVAAEALSRAGLSAHDIAAIGIANQRETTVVWHRRTGEPISNAIVWQDRRTARFCEGLKREGLEPLFESRTGLIIDPYFSGSKVRWILYHVPGARQAAERGELAFGTVDSWLVWKLSGGRRHVTDASNASRTLLYNIHAGAWDEKLLGILGVPRSMLPEVVPSSGEIALTDPDLFPAGIPIAGMAGDQQAALFGQCCHAPGMAKNTYGTGCFLLMHTGAVPTHSRNHLLTTVAWKIGDRTEFADEGSIFIGGAVVQWLRDGLGLIRSADEVERLAASVPDSAGVHFVPAFTGLGAPYWDPHARGLICGLTRGSTGGHLARAALESMAFQTTDVLRAMEADAAIRVAQLRVDGGAARDNLLMQFQADMLGVPVVRPRTTETTALGAAFLAGLAVAYWEDREQLSSLWWEERRFEPRMSRDEAATRYAAWRAAVARARSHPAASDFAP
- the rpmB gene encoding 50S ribosomal protein L28; this encodes MARVCEVTGKRPLGGHHVSHANNKTNRRYLPNLQYRRFWVESENRWVRLRVSQAGLRTIDKKGIDVVLAELRAQGVKI
- the rpmG gene encoding 50S ribosomal protein L33, yielding MREKIKLESTAGTGHFYTTTKNKKTTPEKLEFKKYDPKARKHVAYKETKLK
- a CDS encoding fatty acid desaturase; the protein is MFFSGFLELPWWGYIVVALVLTHITIAGVTIYLHRHQAHRALELHPIVSHFFRFWLWLTTGMVTKEWAAIHRKHHAKCETVEDPHSPQTRGINKVLWEGAELYREEAKVQATLDKYGHGTPDDWIERNLYSKYTRLGITLMFIINFALFGFLGMSIWAVQMIWIPLFAAGVINGIGHYWGYRNFQTEDASRNIVPWGILIGGEELHNNHHAYGSSARLSSKWYEFDIGWLYIRLMEMVGLADVKRLAPRLRMAEAKTECDVTTLQAVINHRYEVMAKYAKSVKRLCADEFEKVREHSKVDWEAVKRFLMRGQTEVKAEDRACLDVLSMKSSVLKTVFGMRDELSAIWARSSASREQLVRQLEDWCQRAEASGIAPLREFSMRLRQYA
- a CDS encoding mechanosensitive ion channel, giving the protein MSDFALPPLIGDLLTDLQKTSVLWELAVIAVALAVAWLLNRFVAPWVRTDHTALKVGAAGVQRALFPLTALVVVLAGRALLRKHQPVHLLELAVPLLGALAIVRFAVFMLRHVFPYSGLVQRFERLISGVVWFGLALHITGFLPDVLGYLDEIRIPLGGRSTSLLTVINGLIAVTVTLLLALWAGRVLEQRLMSATEMDINVRVVLAKALHAVLIVLAVLIALPMVGIDLTALSVFGGALGVGLGLGLQRIASNYVSGFIILLDRSVSLGDVVTVDKSQGQITRMTARYVVVRSLDGNEAIIPNETLISSTVVSHGAGGRRARVTLPFRIPFDSDVQKAREIALAAAQAQSRVLSEPAPLVAVTGLGDFGVELELGVSVGDPERGTTALRTELYETILAGLKAAGIAVPYPQSEARLHRDGAALANPASPTSS
- a CDS encoding RsmB/NOP family class I SAM-dependent RNA methyltransferase, producing the protein MHRELGARDRSFIAETVFACLRRRRLLEHLAGGMHPRRLVLACLAKLKGVSARELAPFLDPSEIAWLNTVRAADVSELPFALQCDLPDWLIERLLPRLGEAALLTLARSLNEPAPLDLRVNRVKANREAVLARLARDGIVATATPYSPLGVRLAGHPAINRHDLFRSGAIEVQDEGSQLLGLLVAPRRRDLVVDFCAGAGGKTLLLGDVMQSQGRLYAFDTSERRLSKLKPRLARAGLTNVEPRHIADENDVRILRLAAKADRVLVDAPCSGLGTVRRNPDLKWRQSPASVAEMAAKQASIMAAAARLVRPGGRLLYGTCSVLAEENEDVVDAFLKTHPDFALMPAAEVLAQARVALDTGPYLALTPAAHGCDGFFGAVLERRETTAV